A portion of the Daphnia magna isolate NIES linkage group LG4, ASM2063170v1.1, whole genome shotgun sequence genome contains these proteins:
- the LOC116922110 gene encoding spondin-1 isoform X2, whose amino-acid sequence MMNNQYWYNAFAVAFSLVCVIRSPTEARPENNSFMDMDEPSTKSCQPDRLTVYRVTLNTFWNHKNFPKHYPQWRPPAQWSKLVGRSHNKSYILYRLNHKATRGLKLFAEDGRSDYLDTQSQGEGGIYDEFNAPAILSGEGKTETEFFVDGNHSRVSLISKLVPSPDWFIGIDSLDLCANGKWLNGISIEVDVVDAGTDNGFSFTSPNWPSEPQENIRHLSSNFPNHPASAFFYPGVRKLPTIALFQFFKIKEYELSKVFHYSDETISQETKKIEQVSSVTEDGNTSVFHENTTNLAVSVVRESENFTRYSIENDTAKSEQEKNIFRTNTTDGTTEKSADEFNGLVSLPLHFPDTTTKSKAKPVKATKAFLRNRLPRDCDVGVWSAWSPCSKTCDIGVSERYRKVINHARRGGRPCPSLEEKKWCGSARSCNRSYFNWS is encoded by the exons ATGATGAATAATCAGTACTGGTATAATGCGTTCGCTGTGGCATTCAGTTTGGTTTGTGTTATCCGGTCACCAACTGAGGCTCGCCCTGAAAACAATTCGTTTATGGATATGGATGAACCTAGCACGAAATCATGTCAGCCCGATCGCCTAACCGTTTACCGAGTAACGCTCAACACATTTTGGAATCACAAGAATTTCCCAAAACATTATCCTCAGTGGCGACCTCCCGCCCAATGGTCTAAACTTGTAG GCCGTTCACACAACAAATCGTACATATTGTACCGTCTTAATCACAAGGCCACTAGAGGACTAAAGTTGTTTGCCGAAGATGGTCGGAGTGATTATCTAGATACCCAGTCTCAAGGAGAAGGAGGAATCTACGACGAGTTCAATGCACCAGCAATATTGTCTGGAGAAGGAAAAACAGAAACAGAGTTTTTTGTTGACGGGAACCATTCAAGA GTGTCATTGATTTCCAAACTTGTTCCATCTCCTGATTGGTTCATTGGAATTGATAGTTTAGATCTTTGCGCTAACGGCAAATGGCTGAACGGTATCAGCATTGAG GTTGATGTAGTAGACGCTGGCACAGACAATGGCTTTTCTTTCACTTCCCCAAACTGGCCAAGTGAACCTCAAGAAAACATCCGTCATTTGAGTAGTAACTTTCCAAATCATCCCGCATCAGCTTTCTTCTATCCAGGGGTTCGTAAGCTTCCAACCATTGCCTTGTTTCAGTTTTTTAAG ATTAAAGAATATGAATTGAGTAAAGTATTCCACTACAGCGACGAAACAATTTCCCAAGAAACCAAAAAGATTGAGCAGGTTTCTTCCGTTACTGAAGATGGAAACACATCtgtttttcatgaaaatacGACGAATCTAGCTGTTTCTGTCGTTCGCGAATCGGAAAATTTTACACGTTATTCGATCGAAAATGACACAGCAAAATCAGAACAGGAAAAAA ACATCTTTCGGACAAATACTACAGACGGCACCACGGAAAAAAGTGCAGATGAATTTAACGGACTTGTGTCGTTACCTCTTCATTTTCCTGATACAACAACTAAATCCAAGGCAAAACCCGTCAAGGCTACTAAAGCCTTTCTTCGAAACC GTCTACCACGGGACTGTGACGTTGGAGTGTGGTCAGCGTGGTCCCCATGCTCTAAAACTTGTGATATAGGGGTCTCTGAGAGATACCGAAAGGTAATAAACCATGCTAGACGAGGAGGACGACCGTGCCCTTCCTTGGAAGAGAAAAAATGGTGTGGATCTGCTCGCTCATGCAATCGAAGCTATTTCAACTGGTCATAG
- the LOC116922110 gene encoding spondin-1 isoform X1 — protein MMNNQYWYNAFAVAFSLVCVIRSPTEARPENNSFMDMDEPSTKSCQPDRLTVYRVTLNTFWNHKNFPKHYPQWRPPAQWSKLVGRSHNKSYILYRLNHKATRGLKLFAEDGRSDYLDTQSQGEGGIYDEFNAPAILSGEGKTETEFFVDGNHSRVSLISKLVPSPDWFIGIDSLDLCANGKWLNGISIEVDVVDAGTDNGFSFTSPNWPSEPQENIRHLSSNFPNHPASAFFYPGVRKLPTIALFQFFKIKEYELSKVFHYSDETISQETKKIEQVSSVTEDGNTSVFHENTTNLAVSVVRESENFTRYSIENDTAKSEQEKNLSVNNTSLQDIFRTNTTDGTTEKSADEFNGLVSLPLHFPDTTTKSKAKPVKATKAFLRNRLPRDCDVGVWSAWSPCSKTCDIGVSERYRKVINHARRGGRPCPSLEEKKWCGSARSCNRSYFNWS, from the exons ATGATGAATAATCAGTACTGGTATAATGCGTTCGCTGTGGCATTCAGTTTGGTTTGTGTTATCCGGTCACCAACTGAGGCTCGCCCTGAAAACAATTCGTTTATGGATATGGATGAACCTAGCACGAAATCATGTCAGCCCGATCGCCTAACCGTTTACCGAGTAACGCTCAACACATTTTGGAATCACAAGAATTTCCCAAAACATTATCCTCAGTGGCGACCTCCCGCCCAATGGTCTAAACTTGTAG GCCGTTCACACAACAAATCGTACATATTGTACCGTCTTAATCACAAGGCCACTAGAGGACTAAAGTTGTTTGCCGAAGATGGTCGGAGTGATTATCTAGATACCCAGTCTCAAGGAGAAGGAGGAATCTACGACGAGTTCAATGCACCAGCAATATTGTCTGGAGAAGGAAAAACAGAAACAGAGTTTTTTGTTGACGGGAACCATTCAAGA GTGTCATTGATTTCCAAACTTGTTCCATCTCCTGATTGGTTCATTGGAATTGATAGTTTAGATCTTTGCGCTAACGGCAAATGGCTGAACGGTATCAGCATTGAG GTTGATGTAGTAGACGCTGGCACAGACAATGGCTTTTCTTTCACTTCCCCAAACTGGCCAAGTGAACCTCAAGAAAACATCCGTCATTTGAGTAGTAACTTTCCAAATCATCCCGCATCAGCTTTCTTCTATCCAGGGGTTCGTAAGCTTCCAACCATTGCCTTGTTTCAGTTTTTTAAG ATTAAAGAATATGAATTGAGTAAAGTATTCCACTACAGCGACGAAACAATTTCCCAAGAAACCAAAAAGATTGAGCAGGTTTCTTCCGTTACTGAAGATGGAAACACATCtgtttttcatgaaaatacGACGAATCTAGCTGTTTCTGTCGTTCGCGAATCGGAAAATTTTACACGTTATTCGATCGAAAATGACACAGCAAAATCAGAACAGGAAAAAA ATTTATCCGTGAACAATACATCTTTACAAGACATCTTTCGGACAAATACTACAGACGGCACCACGGAAAAAAGTGCAGATGAATTTAACGGACTTGTGTCGTTACCTCTTCATTTTCCTGATACAACAACTAAATCCAAGGCAAAACCCGTCAAGGCTACTAAAGCCTTTCTTCGAAACC GTCTACCACGGGACTGTGACGTTGGAGTGTGGTCAGCGTGGTCCCCATGCTCTAAAACTTGTGATATAGGGGTCTCTGAGAGATACCGAAAGGTAATAAACCATGCTAGACGAGGAGGACGACCGTGCCCTTCCTTGGAAGAGAAAAAATGGTGTGGATCTGCTCGCTCATGCAATCGAAGCTATTTCAACTGGTCATAG